ACCGTAATCTGCTCAATGCCTTCGGTGCACAGACCAACTAACTGCTCTTCGCCTTCATCTTTATTTGGCTTGGCAAGCAACTGTGCAAACTCGTCAATCAGGCGCACCACACCCCCTTGCGGATCGAAAAACAACGCTCTCGACGGTGCCATGCGCAATATAAAGTAACGTGAAACTTCCGGTGGCAGTACTTCGACCACCTCGCTCATTAAAATACCATTACCACTGCTGGCACTCATCTTCTTGGTATCTCCAGCGCGATTAACAAAGTCATAAGGGATCGGATACGGTGCCGGAGCTTGAAACACCCGATCCATCAATGCTCGACCGGTATCATAGCTACCACCCTTACTTCCATGATCGCGCCCGAACGGCTCCACCTGCACACCGAGTAACCACCAGCGCGCCGGCCAATCTACTCGCCAATCCAGTTTTACCTCGCCGCTCTGGTAGCTTGTCGCTTGTTCATTACCATCCTTATCCAAATATCGGATAATTTTTTTATCAACATCAATGCCGACAAAAGGTCGTTTCTTCAAGTAGCCGCCTTCATTTACCTGTATAGGCGACCATTGCTGGTCGAGCGTACGCCCCGAGACGTCTTCTAGCACTCGCCTTGTCTCATCAATCGATTCCAGCACCCGCTCAATCGCCGGTACAAAAAAGCCAGCACGATATTTTTCGTGCGCACGCAACATATCAAACTCAATACCGAGCCGCGCTACACTGTCGAGAAAGCTTTGCAATGCAAAATCTGCATATGATCGCTGCGAACCATCGGGTGCTGGCAAGTCACATAATGGCATGCCTAGATATCGCTCGTACTCTGCCGGAACCGATGACGGAACTTTTCGGAAACCGTCTAAATCATCGACAAAGTGTACGTGTCGCACGCGACGCCCCCGTTTGCGCAGCTCGCGCAACAGCGCATCACACGTAATAATTTCACGTAAATACCCCATATGGTACGAGCCGGATGGCGCAATACCGCTTTCGATTAACAACTCACCTTCCGGGTGCGCTTGCGTCAGTTCGTCGGCAATTTTATTCAACCACTGCATATACGTGAGTTTTTATCCTTTCCTTCTCATTAACAGTTAGTATACCTCAGATAGATATGAGTCGAAACTGGTAGTAATTATTGCACGTCTGAATCTAGTATTTGGTCGCTACGTGCGATAGCTAGACCGCGAATAATCATATCTCCTTCCTTTATACAATACGGCACAATTCTCTCGTTGCCCTCTTGCA
This portion of the Candidatus Saccharibacteria bacterium genome encodes:
- the lysS gene encoding lysine--tRNA ligase, with the translated sequence MQWLNKIADELTQAHPEGELLIESGIAPSGSYHMGYLREIITCDALLRELRKRGRRVRHVHFVDDLDGFRKVPSSVPAEYERYLGMPLCDLPAPDGSQRSYADFALQSFLDSVARLGIEFDMLRAHEKYRAGFFVPAIERVLESIDETRRVLEDVSGRTLDQQWSPIQVNEGGYLKKRPFVGIDVDKKIIRYLDKDGNEQATSYQSGEVKLDWRVDWPARWWLLGVQVEPFGRDHGSKGGSYDTGRALMDRVFQAPAPYPIPYDFVNRAGDTKKMSASSGNGILMSEVVEVLPPEVSRYFILRMAPSRALFFDPQGGVVRLIDEFAQLLAKPNKDEGEEQLVGLCTEGIEQITVSSVPFSHLVASYQASLGDAEKTLDVIARTEHKAHVQQQRDTIIAELKFIDKWLATWAPEEVKFSLAETVDEQAFSPKQRDFMNQLADKISAAPGDADGEWFHKAIYEFKEYTDVPPKELFATLYRALINKSSGPRAGWFLSILPREWLIARLRLEE